A DNA window from Fibrobacter sp. UWH4 contains the following coding sequences:
- a CDS encoding MlaD family protein has translation MAFKPLKGINWMEISGLLVGVFFTVSVMVFAIVLYAKLFDEGIIGVEEYHLQSRFNKAFGLHAGTKVQISGVDVGQIDSIEVEGNGVVMHFKIRKQYQNLITDSAEVFAIRDQNLISARVVNIDIRRGKGRVLQDEDFLKPGDAQDIETVIETANELLGRVSKLINAADTLVGMALDTGTTIGALFGSRLLYDNLNRQLNRLDDITYSGKKVLNQASGLFDTIQVQVPVLLGKVDNIADNVSGMMNELQPVPQKLDNLLGNVDGMMGKVDNTFNRVDGLLNEVSLVTTGLSDFMEATEQTLQNADDLMAGVSNMWIVKRSLPSKDSVPFMVETLW, from the coding sequence ATGGCATTCAAACCATTAAAAGGAATCAACTGGATGGAAATTTCCGGCCTTCTGGTCGGAGTCTTCTTTACCGTTTCCGTCATGGTGTTTGCTATCGTGCTTTACGCGAAACTTTTCGACGAAGGAATTATCGGAGTCGAAGAATACCACCTGCAAAGCCGATTCAACAAGGCGTTCGGCCTGCACGCAGGTACCAAGGTCCAGATCAGCGGCGTGGACGTCGGCCAAATCGACAGTATAGAAGTCGAAGGCAACGGCGTCGTCATGCATTTCAAGATTCGCAAGCAGTACCAGAACCTGATTACCGACAGTGCCGAAGTTTTCGCAATCCGCGACCAGAACCTCATTTCGGCTCGTGTCGTCAACATCGACATTCGCCGTGGCAAGGGCCGCGTGCTGCAAGACGAAGACTTCCTGAAACCCGGAGATGCGCAGGATATCGAAACCGTGATCGAAACCGCCAACGAGCTCCTGGGAAGAGTCAGCAAGTTGATCAACGCCGCCGACACCCTTGTCGGAATGGCCCTGGATACAGGAACGACCATCGGTGCCCTTTTCGGGTCTCGCCTCCTTTACGACAACTTAAACCGCCAGCTCAACCGTCTCGACGACATCACGTACTCCGGCAAGAAGGTGCTTAACCAGGCATCAGGCCTGTTCGATACGATACAGGTGCAGGTCCCGGTTCTCCTGGGCAAGGTGGACAATATCGCAGACAATGTCTCGGGCATGATGAACGAGCTGCAACCCGTGCCGCAAAAACTCGACAACCTCCTGGGAAATGTCGACGGCATGATGGGCAAGGTGGACAACACCTTCAACCGGGTCGACGGACTGCTGAACGAAGTAAGCCTCGTGACTACCGGACTTTCGGACTTTATGGAAGCGACGGAGCAGACGCTCCAGAATGCAGACGACCTGATGGCAGGCGTTTCGAACATGTGGATCGTGAAGCGTTCCCTGCCTAGCAAGGACTCGGTGCCGTTCATGGTGGAGACCCTATGGTAA
- a CDS encoding GDSL-type esterase/lipase family protein, whose product MDKFSENLLFSGRWEHGKEFSRTSAPAAMVQFNAQAKSLEFELEGEARFRVDEDGRQIAVLTTNSRSVNKVKTSGDGSVHRYRLIKISESNPGGVRLYKVSTDKAGKFAAPPKQSNRRIEFIGDSFTVGFGNEGRNGEDESLVFEKTNASRSYAFLIADGFKADFQVNAFSGRGLVRNYDNIVPEWPVPRLYEYTVPGEAPGDLANGLADASLRYDFDSFHPQVIVIFIGINDFQGNPPYADKGAFKKAYAGLLEKLRKAHPGVKFLLLSTKVWPNDDLTPTVKSIYDVEVAAGKRDLEFMTLQTANVALLGHPDIHSHEDMAKAIRSLVGRLGRWLSR is encoded by the coding sequence GTGGACAAGTTTTCCGAAAATCTGTTGTTTAGCGGTCGCTGGGAACACGGCAAGGAATTCAGCCGCACGAGTGCCCCGGCAGCCATGGTGCAGTTCAATGCACAGGCCAAGTCGCTGGAATTCGAGCTGGAAGGCGAGGCGCGCTTCCGCGTAGACGAAGACGGCAGGCAGATTGCGGTACTTACGACAAATTCACGCTCTGTGAACAAAGTAAAAACTTCGGGGGACGGCTCTGTGCATCGTTACCGTCTGATCAAGATTAGCGAGAGCAATCCCGGTGGCGTGCGCCTTTACAAGGTCTCTACCGACAAGGCGGGCAAGTTTGCCGCTCCGCCCAAACAGAGCAATCGGCGCATCGAATTTATCGGTGACTCGTTTACGGTCGGCTTCGGAAACGAAGGCCGGAACGGTGAAGATGAATCGCTGGTGTTCGAAAAGACGAACGCGTCCAGGAGTTACGCTTTCCTGATTGCCGACGGCTTCAAGGCTGATTTCCAGGTGAACGCCTTTAGCGGTCGCGGTCTCGTGCGCAACTACGACAACATCGTGCCCGAGTGGCCTGTGCCGCGCCTTTACGAGTATACGGTCCCGGGCGAGGCTCCGGGGGACCTTGCGAATGGCCTGGCCGATGCGTCGCTGCGTTATGATTTCGATTCGTTCCATCCCCAGGTTATCGTTATCTTTATCGGGATCAACGATTTTCAGGGAAACCCGCCCTATGCCGACAAGGGCGCCTTCAAGAAGGCCTATGCGGGGCTGCTTGAAAAGCTCCGCAAGGCTCATCCGGGCGTAAAGTTCCTGCTGTTGTCTACCAAGGTATGGCCCAACGACGACTTGACTCCTACGGTAAAGTCCATTTACGACGTCGAAGTGGCCGCGGGTAAGCGCGATCTGGAATTCATGACGCTCCAGACGGCCAACGTGGCGCTGCTCGGACATCCGGATATCCATTCCCACGAAGACATGGCGAAGGCGATCCGTTCGCTGGTCGGGCGTCTGGGCCGCTGGCTTTCTCGCTAG
- a CDS encoding M18 family aminopeptidase: MDFFEFLNKSVTPYHTVDSLKGLVDSGKDEKFQLFERGGALIAVRPPKEVCSDSKFRIALAHTDFPTLKITPDPDGAAAGVRTLHPEIYGSPLFTSWLDRDLGYAGLIAYEQDGRLRTKLVRGEKLFRIPQLAVHLNRGVNQDGLKVNPQTDLNALWTAIGGKENFTDALAAELPAGAKLLDFDIQLFDAQPAQLGGFDDEWIYSGRLDNLSSCHAIAEAFAAALALEKDFQVAAFFNNEEVGSETREGASGNFLKSVFEEVLSSFTQTSKRACERSLSSILADSFALSIDMAHACHPNFVQKHESNHAPVLGGGVVLKVNSQKRYASDVFSNARFKLLCEQSNIPYQTFVMRNDMPCGSTVGPAISASLGIPTVDIGEPMLSMHSIREMTAVADHEKMTKLVSALYGSSNLP; this comes from the coding sequence ATGGATTTTTTTGAATTTTTGAATAAATCGGTAACGCCGTACCATACGGTGGATAGCCTCAAGGGTCTTGTTGACAGTGGGAAAGATGAAAAATTTCAGTTGTTCGAACGCGGCGGCGCCCTGATTGCCGTCCGTCCGCCAAAGGAAGTTTGTTCTGACTCGAAATTCAGGATTGCCCTGGCGCATACGGATTTCCCGACTCTCAAGATTACGCCGGATCCCGATGGCGCTGCGGCGGGAGTGCGTACGTTGCACCCCGAGATTTACGGCAGTCCGCTTTTTACCAGCTGGCTCGATCGCGACCTGGGTTATGCGGGCTTGATCGCCTATGAACAGGACGGCCGTTTACGTACAAAATTGGTCCGTGGCGAAAAGTTGTTCCGTATTCCGCAGCTTGCCGTGCACCTGAACCGTGGCGTGAACCAGGACGGCCTCAAGGTTAACCCGCAGACGGACCTGAATGCGCTTTGGACCGCCATCGGCGGTAAGGAAAACTTTACAGATGCTTTGGCGGCGGAATTGCCCGCCGGGGCGAAGCTTCTGGATTTCGACATCCAGCTGTTCGACGCGCAACCGGCGCAGCTTGGCGGCTTTGACGACGAATGGATTTACTCGGGTCGCCTTGATAACTTGAGCAGTTGCCACGCCATTGCCGAGGCTTTTGCCGCAGCCCTCGCCCTTGAAAAGGATTTTCAGGTGGCCGCTTTCTTCAATAACGAGGAGGTCGGTTCCGAGACCCGCGAAGGTGCCAGCGGAAACTTCCTGAAGAGCGTATTCGAAGAGGTTCTATCTTCATTTACACAAACCTCAAAGCGAGCTTGCGAGCGATCTCTTTCCTCGATTCTTGCAGATTCGTTTGCATTGTCAATAGATATGGCGCACGCCTGCCATCCGAACTTTGTGCAGAAACATGAAAGCAACCATGCCCCCGTATTGGGTGGCGGTGTCGTGTTGAAGGTGAATTCGCAAAAGCGCTATGCCAGCGACGTATTCTCGAACGCGCGTTTCAAACTGCTTTGTGAACAAAGTAACATTCCGTACCAGACTTTCGTGATGCGTAACGATATGCCCTGCGGCTCGACGGTGGGGCCTGCCATTTCTGCCAGTCTTGGGATTCCGACGGTGGATATTGGCGAACCCATGCTCAGTATGCACAGTATCCGCGAAATGACGGCCGTTGCGGATCACGAAAAAATGACAAAACTGGTATCTGCGTTGTACGGTAGCTCAAATCTGCCCTAG
- a CDS encoding polyprenyl synthetase family protein has product MENLEKEASAALDYLSRISKEAEKKFDEFLPPVADRPERLHEAMRYSMFAGGKRLRPALVRAAFDMFGGKGDSVDYAMSALEMLHTFSLIHDDLPCIDNDGFRRGKPTSHKQFGEATAVMAGDALCILAFELMGKTGNAKAIEVLAHLLGTYGMIGGEMIDIECEGKKVDLEIVDYIHYHKTAALIEASLEVGARLAGASEGDIKIVRDYGRSIGLAFQIVDDILDIVSTTEELGKDAGSDIEKGKATYPALVGLEKSRERAHELYEESLKALDGLKCDTTILRSIAAFIITRVK; this is encoded by the coding sequence ATGGAAAATCTTGAAAAAGAAGCATCTGCTGCCCTTGATTACCTTTCCCGCATCTCGAAGGAAGCGGAAAAGAAGTTTGATGAATTTTTGCCGCCCGTCGCCGACCGTCCGGAAAGGCTCCACGAGGCGATGCGTTATTCGATGTTCGCCGGTGGAAAGAGACTCCGTCCGGCACTTGTTCGCGCTGCGTTTGACATGTTCGGTGGAAAGGGCGATTCGGTGGATTACGCCATGAGCGCCCTCGAAATGCTCCACACCTTCAGCTTGATTCACGATGACCTGCCCTGCATCGACAACGATGGCTTTAGGCGCGGGAAACCCACGAGCCACAAGCAGTTCGGCGAAGCCACCGCCGTCATGGCTGGCGATGCCCTTTGCATTCTCGCTTTCGAGCTGATGGGCAAGACCGGCAACGCGAAGGCGATTGAAGTCCTCGCACATCTGCTGGGTACCTACGGCATGATCGGTGGCGAAATGATCGACATCGAGTGCGAAGGCAAGAAGGTCGATCTCGAAATTGTCGACTACATCCATTACCACAAGACGGCGGCCCTGATCGAGGCTTCCCTGGAAGTGGGCGCGCGCCTTGCAGGTGCAAGCGAAGGCGACATCAAGATTGTTCGCGACTACGGTCGTTCCATTGGCCTTGCGTTCCAGATTGTGGACGACATTCTGGATATCGTTTCGACGACCGAGGAACTGGGCAAGGATGCCGGTTCCGACATCGAAAAGGGTAAGGCGACGTACCCGGCGCTGGTGGGCCTCGAAAAGTCCCGCGAACGTGCGCATGAACTGTACGAGGAATCGCTCAAGGCTTTGGACGGCCTCAAGTGCGATACCACGATCCTGCGCTCCATTGCCGCATTCATCATTACCAGGGTTAAATAA
- a CDS encoding RNA methyltransferase translates to MSEENKNRTVKVTLDRKFGVSEKPERRPRRDDDREERGGREGRSFDDRRGDRKFGDRKPFGDRGDRRFNRDGEGEGRFNRDRRPRRDGDDRGSFGGREGRRPFGDRGRSFGGDRRPRREFASAGAPIYRQRPEEQKEEVEEVLDEAALEARVAEVEASEDSNFNPPWFKRMLALTTEKGREREGRFLGEGVHVVQELVSNHRELVLGVYVTEAFNDEALIEQINEAEIKLNVLTDEQMKKISSTVTTQGIVAVARIASKKPVYESSRSVITLVDAVQDPGNLGTLFRTSLGFGSDGMILGRGTVSPFNPKVVRGSSGTFLRVPFEFGVDLVDQINFLRSKGYTIIATDLHAKQSLRQIPQNKLRKMAFLVGNEGAGTNPYFIELADETVKIPMSSELESLNVAVAHGILSYEAAQIQEELK, encoded by the coding sequence ATGAGCGAAGAAAATAAAAACCGCACCGTAAAAGTGACTCTGGACCGTAAGTTCGGAGTGAGCGAAAAGCCTGAACGTCGTCCGCGCCGTGACGATGACCGCGAAGAACGTGGTGGCCGCGAAGGCCGTTCTTTCGACGATCGCAGGGGCGACCGCAAGTTTGGCGACCGTAAGCCTTTTGGTGATCGTGGCGACCGCCGTTTTAATCGCGATGGCGAAGGTGAGGGCCGTTTCAACCGTGACCGCCGCCCGCGTCGCGACGGTGATGACCGTGGCTCCTTCGGAGGCCGCGAAGGTCGCCGCCCGTTCGGTGACAGGGGCCGCTCCTTTGGCGGCGACCGTCGCCCGCGCCGCGAATTTGCATCTGCAGGTGCTCCGATTTACCGCCAGCGCCCCGAAGAACAGAAGGAAGAAGTCGAAGAAGTATTGGACGAAGCCGCACTCGAAGCCCGCGTGGCCGAAGTCGAGGCTAGCGAAGATTCCAACTTCAACCCGCCTTGGTTCAAGCGCATGCTCGCCCTCACGACCGAAAAGGGGCGCGAACGCGAAGGTCGCTTCCTCGGCGAAGGCGTGCACGTGGTGCAGGAACTGGTGTCCAACCACCGCGAACTCGTTCTCGGCGTGTACGTGACCGAAGCTTTCAACGACGAAGCCTTGATTGAACAAATTAACGAAGCCGAAATCAAGCTGAACGTTCTCACCGACGAACAGATGAAGAAGATTTCTTCGACCGTGACGACGCAGGGTATTGTTGCCGTGGCGCGTATCGCAAGCAAGAAGCCGGTGTACGAATCCAGCCGCAGCGTGATTACGCTCGTGGATGCCGTGCAGGATCCGGGTAACCTCGGTACGCTTTTCCGCACGAGCCTCGGTTTCGGTTCCGACGGCATGATTCTTGGCCGCGGTACCGTGAGCCCGTTCAACCCGAAGGTGGTGCGCGGTTCCTCGGGAACCTTCCTCCGCGTGCCTTTCGAATTCGGCGTCGATCTCGTGGACCAGATCAATTTCCTCCGTAGCAAGGGCTACACCATTATCGCGACCGATTTGCACGCCAAGCAGTCCCTGCGCCAGATTCCGCAGAACAAGCTCCGCAAGATGGCGTTCCTCGTGGGTAACGAAGGTGCAGGTACCAACCCGTACTTCATCGAACTCGCCGACGAAACGGTGAAGATTCCGATGAGCAGCGAACTCGAATCCTTGAACGTCGCCGTCGCTCACGGTATCCTCAGCTACGAAGCCGCCCAGATTCAAGAGGAACTTAAGTAA
- a CDS encoding TIGR02147 family protein, translated as MKKIFEYTDYREWLRDAFEDFKQRKTVISWRYMAMKMGADPGNLLRVSQGKIHLPLSLIQPAADFFELEGKEADYWAEMVYFGRAKTDADALQHYERMQALKGVSLKLLQKKELEFYRHWYYNAIRSVIGICKFKDDYQGLAESCTPNITEKEARDAVKLLADLNMISMDRDGYWKVNDTFVSTGGNWRSQAVRAFQHETIRLADESLDRHQPFLRDISTVTMTFCMDDIQLLREKINAFREDLLRLSQEGTDDDTVFQLNIQMFPLAFTKPLKEKGK; from the coding sequence ATGAAGAAGATTTTTGAATACACGGACTATCGCGAGTGGTTGAGGGATGCTTTTGAGGATTTTAAGCAGCGCAAGACTGTCATTTCGTGGCGTTACATGGCCATGAAGATGGGCGCCGATCCGGGCAACCTCCTTCGCGTTTCTCAGGGCAAGATCCACTTGCCCCTGAGTCTGATACAGCCCGCCGCAGACTTCTTCGAACTCGAAGGCAAGGAAGCCGACTATTGGGCCGAGATGGTGTATTTCGGCCGAGCCAAGACCGATGCCGACGCGCTCCAGCACTACGAGCGCATGCAGGCTCTCAAGGGCGTCTCGCTCAAGTTGCTGCAGAAGAAGGAACTCGAGTTCTACCGTCACTGGTACTACAACGCCATCCGTTCCGTGATAGGCATCTGCAAGTTCAAGGATGATTACCAGGGGCTCGCCGAAAGCTGCACCCCGAACATTACCGAGAAGGAGGCCCGCGACGCGGTAAAGCTGCTGGCCGACCTCAACATGATTTCGATGGACCGCGACGGATACTGGAAGGTGAACGACACCTTCGTGTCTACCGGCGGAAACTGGCGCTCCCAGGCCGTGCGCGCCTTCCAGCACGAGACGATCCGCCTTGCCGATGAATCCCTCGACAGGCATCAGCCGTTCCTCAGGGATATCAGCACGGTCACCATGACTTTTTGCATGGACGATATCCAGCTCTTGCGCGAAAAGATTAACGCTTTCCGTGAAGATTTACTACGTTTATCCCAAGAAGGGACGGATGACGATACTGTGTTCCAGTTGAACATCCAGATGTTCCCGCTCGCGTTCACCAAACCTCTGAAGGAGAAAGGAAAATGA
- the dxs gene encoding 1-deoxy-D-xylulose-5-phosphate synthase — protein MDLKNIKSPQDIKHCSVEELYNLASQIRETIIGQVAKHGGHLASSLGVVELTLALHYVFNAPDDKIVWDVGHQAYVHKLLTGRFDRFDTLRQQGGISGFLKRNESEYDCYGAGHATTSISAALGFAVARDHFKRKNSVVAVIGDGSMTGGMAYEAINNAGLSKQNMTIILNDNKMSIAPNVGNFSKYLNRVISDPVYNKMRSDLDRLMKRLPGILGSRFRDLFLQAERAAKTAVKPGRFFEDLGIRYFGPIDGHDINELIMLLQRVKEQPGPCLVHILTEKGRGLDAAVKNPTKWHGIGPFDPESGLPLSPGSPNPSLTHVFGQTLLELAKKDDRIIGITAAMPTGCGMDIVARELPDRVIDVGIAEEHALTFASGLACDGVVPVVAIYSSFMQRAYDQIMHDIALQNLHVVMVLDRAGLVGADGPTHHGAFDLSYLRTVPGITILAPSNENELRDMVRAAIDMKGPVAIRYPRGTALEEHLKPAPETVDVKLPKVLEEGKDILLLGAGFMTNELKKTAAVLRENGKSATVVDARIIKPLDTEAYRKLFDAHKTIVTLEDNTLVGGFGSAVAELIADLGYTDKRLLRFGLPDHFVEQGEIPALFKLLKIDGESVAKQIMEKV, from the coding sequence ATGGACCTTAAGAATATCAAGTCCCCCCAGGACATAAAGCATTGCTCGGTAGAGGAGCTTTACAACCTGGCGTCGCAGATCCGCGAGACCATCATCGGTCAAGTGGCTAAGCATGGCGGTCACCTGGCGTCTAGCCTGGGTGTGGTGGAACTGACGCTCGCTCTGCATTATGTGTTTAACGCCCCCGACGACAAGATCGTGTGGGACGTGGGACACCAGGCTTACGTTCACAAGCTTTTGACGGGTCGTTTCGACCGTTTCGACACGCTTCGCCAGCAGGGCGGTATTTCGGGATTCTTGAAGAGGAACGAGAGCGAGTACGACTGCTACGGTGCAGGGCATGCGACGACCTCGATTTCTGCCGCGCTCGGTTTCGCGGTGGCCCGTGACCATTTCAAGCGTAAGAACAGCGTGGTGGCCGTTATCGGTGACGGTTCCATGACTGGCGGTATGGCCTACGAGGCCATCAACAATGCGGGGCTTTCGAAGCAGAACATGACCATCATCTTGAACGACAACAAGATGAGCATCGCCCCGAACGTGGGTAACTTCAGCAAGTACCTGAACCGCGTGATTTCGGACCCGGTCTACAACAAGATGCGTTCGGACTTGGACCGCCTGATGAAACGCCTGCCGGGCATTTTGGGATCGCGTTTCCGTGACTTGTTCCTGCAGGCGGAACGCGCCGCGAAGACTGCGGTAAAGCCGGGTCGTTTCTTTGAAGACCTGGGCATTCGTTACTTTGGCCCGATTGACGGTCACGACATCAACGAACTCATTATGCTGTTGCAGCGCGTCAAGGAACAGCCGGGCCCGTGCCTGGTGCATATCTTGACCGAGAAGGGCCGCGGACTTGATGCTGCCGTGAAGAACCCGACCAAGTGGCACGGCATTGGACCTTTCGACCCCGAAAGCGGTTTGCCGCTTTCTCCGGGGAGTCCGAATCCGTCGCTCACGCATGTGTTCGGTCAGACACTTTTGGAACTCGCGAAGAAGGACGACCGCATTATCGGCATTACGGCTGCCATGCCTACCGGTTGCGGTATGGATATCGTTGCCCGTGAACTTCCGGATCGCGTGATTGACGTGGGCATTGCCGAAGAACATGCGCTCACGTTTGCCTCTGGCCTTGCCTGCGACGGCGTGGTGCCGGTGGTCGCGATTTATTCGAGCTTTATGCAGCGCGCCTACGACCAGATTATGCACGACATTGCCTTGCAGAACTTGCACGTGGTGATGGTGCTTGACCGTGCGGGGCTTGTCGGGGCCGACGGCCCGACTCACCATGGCGCGTTCGACTTGTCTTACCTGCGCACGGTGCCGGGCATTACCATCTTGGCGCCGAGCAACGAAAACGAACTGCGCGACATGGTGCGCGCGGCTATCGACATGAAGGGTCCTGTCGCGATCCGATACCCGCGCGGCACCGCCCTCGAAGAACACCTGAAACCCGCTCCCGAGACCGTGGACGTGAAGCTCCCGAAGGTCTTGGAAGAAGGCAAGGACATCTTGCTTTTGGGTGCAGGGTTCATGACAAACGAACTCAAGAAGACGGCAGCCGTTCTCCGCGAAAACGGAAAGAGCGCGACAGTCGTGGATGCACGCATTATCAAGCCGCTGGATACCGAGGCTTACCGCAAGCTCTTTGATGCACACAAGACGATTGTGACCCTCGAAGACAACACGCTGGTGGGCGGTTTCGGTTCTGCCGTGGCTGAACTCATTGCCGATCTCGGTTACACCGACAAGCGCCTGTTGCGTTTCGGCCTGCCGGATCATTTTGTGGAACAGGGTGAAATTCCTGCCTTGTTCAAGCTTTTGAAAATTGACGGGGAATCCGTCGCCAAACAAATCATGGAAAAAGTATGA
- a CDS encoding GGDEF domain-containing protein: MSRIFEKIYVLFRMNILIFVLLAVTVIALFAYQNGLDVIEPLYLHDYPYLMAETDSADGGASAVKLSRTDSSIIVDYELKEGYAYPYVGVKIFLGDGKTRGKDLSRFDSIFVWVKPRGEGTVRLYMRGYDSTFSRPGDETSLKFNEIEFYPLEETYPAVFVPQEFRVAGWWVAQNEINVHKARVDLSNIPLIEIQTGTNAPLGYGTLEIKGLCFKGKKIEKEELATALVALWFITFFVILVIRFFDYSRERAANKKKREELEKNLRALEIEKSEYEKSSKEDPLTGCLNRAGFSSVLMREQENLQKNDSPVSFVILDIDHFKHVNDTYGHMVGDEVLVNLAKLIQSKIRNTDALVRWGGEEFVILCGDTPIQNAQFLAEKLRMAIENTQLIKQQKITCSFGIAEMIAGEDPKRLFERADKALYASKENGRNRVTSATFRHTR, from the coding sequence ATGTCTAGGATATTTGAAAAGATTTATGTGCTGTTCAGGATGAACATCCTGATTTTCGTGCTTTTGGCCGTGACGGTCATCGCGCTTTTCGCGTATCAGAATGGGCTTGATGTGATTGAGCCTCTGTACCTGCACGACTATCCTTATTTGATGGCAGAGACGGACTCTGCGGATGGCGGCGCCTCGGCCGTGAAACTTTCCCGTACCGATTCCTCCATTATCGTGGACTACGAACTCAAGGAAGGCTATGCCTACCCGTATGTGGGCGTGAAGATTTTCCTGGGCGACGGCAAGACGCGCGGCAAGGACCTTTCCCGTTTCGACAGTATTTTCGTGTGGGTGAAGCCCCGTGGCGAAGGTACGGTCCGTCTCTACATGCGCGGGTACGACAGCACGTTCTCCCGTCCGGGGGACGAAACCTCGCTCAAGTTCAACGAAATTGAATTCTACCCGCTCGAAGAAACCTATCCGGCTGTATTTGTGCCGCAGGAATTCCGCGTGGCGGGCTGGTGGGTAGCCCAGAACGAGATCAACGTTCACAAGGCGAGGGTTGACCTCTCGAATATCCCCCTGATCGAGATCCAAACGGGCACGAATGCTCCGCTCGGGTACGGGACGCTCGAAATCAAGGGCCTCTGCTTCAAGGGCAAGAAGATCGAGAAGGAAGAGCTTGCGACGGCGTTGGTCGCCCTCTGGTTCATTACCTTCTTTGTTATCCTTGTGATCCGCTTCTTTGACTACAGTCGCGAACGCGCGGCCAACAAGAAGAAACGCGAAGAGCTTGAAAAGAACCTGCGCGCCCTCGAGATCGAGAAGAGCGAATACGAAAAGTCCAGCAAGGAAGACCCGCTGACGGGCTGCCTGAACCGTGCCGGCTTCAGCAGCGTGCTCATGCGCGAACAGGAAAATCTGCAAAAGAACGACAGCCCCGTGTCCTTCGTGATCCTGGATATCGACCACTTCAAGCACGTGAACGATACTTACGGTCACATGGTGGGCGACGAAGTCCTGGTGAACCTCGCGAAGCTTATCCAGAGCAAGATCCGCAATACCGATGCGCTTGTGCGTTGGGGCGGCGAAGAATTCGTGATCCTCTGCGGCGACACGCCGATCCAGAATGCCCAGTTCCTTGCCGAAAAGCTCCGCATGGCGATCGAGAACACGCAGCTGATCAAGCAGCAGAAGATTACCTGCTCCTTCGGTATTGCCGAGATGATTGCCGGCGAAGACCCGAAGCGCCTGTTCGAACGCGCCGACAAGGCCCTGTACGCCTCCAAGGAAAACGGCCGTAACCGCGTGACGAGCGCGACCTTCCGCCATACCAGGTAA
- the pyrF gene encoding orotidine-5'-phosphate decarboxylase: MNFQARLEERIAKCGNPICLGMDPVMKLIDPCCPEGSAEDKIKRFYSEILECCLKRNVTPAVVKPNSAYYECVSVQAMLVLQQLIADYKSAGIPVILDAKRGDIGKSSAAYATAAYDVYKADAVTVSPWMGADSVGPFIRENSENGAYVLLRTSNKGAHDFQDLPVSRSDDPRDVAEAFYSVADKIMEWDASLGYLGAVVGATHPEELEKITAYTVAHKHEIPFLIPGVSIPGVPGGQGGDAKTVLTAIANGGGKRKFHVLNSSSGLNFAYQRSGHPENFANDCVDALEKLAEACVI, from the coding sequence ATGAACTTCCAGGCCCGTTTAGAAGAACGTATCGCCAAGTGCGGTAACCCGATTTGCCTCGGCATGGATCCGGTCATGAAGCTGATCGACCCGTGCTGCCCCGAAGGTAGTGCCGAAGACAAGATCAAGCGTTTCTATTCCGAAATTCTGGAATGCTGCCTCAAGCGTAATGTAACGCCCGCCGTGGTGAAGCCGAATAGCGCTTACTACGAATGCGTGAGCGTGCAGGCGATGCTCGTGTTGCAGCAGCTGATTGCCGACTACAAGAGCGCCGGTATCCCCGTTATTTTGGATGCAAAGCGTGGTGACATCGGTAAGTCGAGCGCGGCCTACGCAACTGCCGCTTACGATGTGTACAAGGCCGATGCCGTGACGGTTTCCCCGTGGATGGGTGCCGATTCCGTGGGCCCGTTCATTCGCGAAAATTCCGAAAACGGTGCGTACGTCTTGCTCCGCACGAGCAACAAGGGCGCCCACGACTTCCAGGATTTGCCGGTGTCCCGTAGCGACGACCCGCGCGACGTTGCCGAAGCCTTCTATTCCGTGGCCGACAAGATTATGGAATGGGACGCAAGCCTCGGTTACCTCGGTGCCGTCGTCGGTGCAACCCACCCCGAAGAACTCGAAAAGATTACCGCTTACACGGTGGCCCACAAGCACGAAATTCCGTTCCTGATTCCGGGTGTGTCTATTCCTGGTGTTCCGGGCGGTCAGGGCGGTGATGCCAAGACGGTGCTTACCGCTATTGCAAACGGTGGCGGCAAGCGCAAGTTCCACGTGCTCAACAGCTCGAGTGGACTCAACTTTGCCTACCAGCGCAGCGGTCACCCTGAGAACTTCGCAAACGATTGCGTAGATGCTCTGGAAAAACTCGCGGAGGCCTGTGTTATCTAG